One window of Cygnus atratus isolate AKBS03 ecotype Queensland, Australia chromosome 17, CAtr_DNAZoo_HiC_assembly, whole genome shotgun sequence genomic DNA carries:
- the CHCHD10 gene encoding coiled-coil-helix-coiled-coil-helix domain-containing protein 10, mitochondrial — protein sequence MARGGRSVARPAAAPAPASPAPAAPVPAAQPAQPGLMAQMASTAAGVAVGSAVGHVVGSALTGAFSGSSEPTKAAPAQEPRQQPVYQQQSPYGPCHYEMKQFLECATNQRDLTLCEGFNEALKQCKYSNGVSSLL from the exons ATGGCGCGCGGCGGTAGGAGCGTGGCGCGGCCCgcggcggcaccggcaccggccaG cccggccccagccGCCCCGGTGCCGGCGGCGCAGCCGGCGCAGCCCGGGCTGATGGCGCAGATGGCCAGCACGGCGGCCGGCGTGGCCGTGGGGTCCGCCGTGGGGCACGTCGTGGGCAGCGCCCTCACCGGAGCCTTCAGCGGCTCCTCCGAGCCCACCAAGGCGGCCCCGGCGCAG GAGCCTCGCCAGCAGCCTGTGTACCAGCAGCAGTCGCCCTACGGGCCCTGCCACTACGAGATGAAGCAGTTCCTGGAGTGTGCTACCAACCAGAGAGACCTGACCTTGTGTGAGGGCTTCAACGAGGCGCTGAAGCAGTGCAAATATAGTAATG GTGTTTCCTCTCTCCTGTGA
- the C17H22orf15 gene encoding uncharacterized protein C22orf15 homolog, with protein MFVTVRYGANCQELVNLQCRVLILTAHLKRKCQCRTEDCIDLVDEAGALMNLSKVENPASEFASKYLRERQRYILVRAIREQSTEATCYESLLENLGKHHPDLADRLQKLSANTPMREQWRKGSLQRRAQPKKSSEPKSTPR; from the exons ATGTTCGTCACGGTGAGATACGGAG CCAACTGCCAGGAGCTGGTGAACCTGCAGTGCCGCGTCCTGATCCTCACCGCCCACCTGAAGAGGAAGTGTCAGTGCAGGACAGAAG actGCATCGATCTTGTGGATGAAGCAGGGGCCTTGATGAACCTAAGCAAAGTGGAAAATCCTGCATCTGAGTTTGCCAGTAAATACCTACGGGAAAGGCAACGCTACATCCTCGTCAGAGCCATCA GAGAACAAAGCACTGAAGCTACCTGCTACGAATCCTTACTGGAGAACCTGGGGAAACACCACCCTGACCTCGCAG ATCGGCTGCAGAAGCTCTCAGCAAACACCCCAATGAGAGAGCAGTGGAGGAAAGGCTCCTTGCAGAGGAGGGCTCAGCCCAAGAAGAGCTCAGAGCCAAAGAGCACCCCTAGATGA